A DNA window from Parabacteroides johnsonii DSM 18315 contains the following coding sequences:
- a CDS encoding NAD(P)H-dependent glycerol-3-phosphate dehydrogenase, which produces MKLPGKIAIMGGGSWATALAKIVLSTQDSINWYMRRPDQVEEFLLLGHNPSYLSAVKFDTDKIKFYTDINEVIKDSNTLIFATPSPFLKQHLMKVTTSMQDKFIISAIKGIVPDENMLVADYFAEYYSVPINNIAVIGGPCHAEEIALERLSYITLACPNIENARAFSSVFKNQYLNNSCCKDVTGIEYASVLKNVYAIVAGICHGMKYGDNFLAVFICNAIEEMRNFLNAVHGLERDVTDSVYLGDLLVTAYSRFSRNRTFGTMIGKGYSVKIAQLEMEMIAEGYYGTKCIHEINEKYKVNMPILDTLYSILYEKKSPTTAIRQLTETFK; this is translated from the coding sequence ATGAAGTTGCCCGGAAAAATTGCAATAATGGGAGGTGGTAGCTGGGCTACCGCCTTAGCCAAGATTGTACTTTCTACACAAGATAGTATTAACTGGTATATGCGTCGGCCAGACCAGGTGGAAGAATTTCTGCTGCTGGGACATAACCCCAGCTATCTTTCCGCCGTTAAATTTGATACTGACAAAATCAAATTCTACACGGATATCAACGAAGTAATCAAAGATTCGAACACCTTGATTTTCGCCACCCCATCTCCTTTTCTGAAACAACATTTGATGAAGGTGACGACTTCCATGCAGGACAAATTCATCATTTCGGCCATCAAAGGGATCGTTCCGGACGAAAACATGCTCGTTGCCGATTATTTTGCCGAATACTACAGTGTCCCGATCAACAATATCGCTGTTATCGGGGGTCCGTGCCATGCCGAAGAGATCGCTCTCGAACGGTTGTCCTACATCACGCTGGCCTGCCCGAATATCGAGAATGCACGAGCTTTCTCTTCCGTATTCAAGAACCAGTATCTGAACAACTCCTGTTGCAAGGATGTTACAGGTATTGAATATGCTTCCGTATTGAAAAACGTATATGCCATCGTCGCAGGTATTTGCCACGGCATGAAATATGGAGATAATTTTCTGGCTGTTTTCATCTGCAACGCGATCGAAGAGATGCGTAACTTCCTTAACGCCGTACATGGCCTGGAACGAGATGTAACAGATTCAGTATATCTCGGTGATCTTCTGGTAACCGCATATTCCCGCTTCAGTCGGAACCGTACATTTGGAACTATGATCGGAAAAGGCTACTCCGTCAAAATAGCCCAGCTAGAAATGGAGATGATCGCCGAAGGATATTACGGAACAAAATGTATCCATGAGATAAACGAAAAATATAAAGTAAACATGCCGATTCTGGATACTTTATATAGTATTCTATACGAAAAGAAATCGCCGACTACCGCGATACGGCAGTTGACTGAAACATTTAAATAA
- a CDS encoding HAD-IA family hydrolase, translated as MIQEAIARYLQKQQQTFLAPKAVLFDMDGILYDSMRFHARAWYETATHHQLISTPELFYLYEGRTGESTINELYQKTFQRDATDEEKKSIYEEKAVLFNQYNDGKAMQGAAEVLKEVRASGLQTLVVTGSGQHSLINKLEHTYPGYFKREKMVTAFDVKLGKPHPEPYLMGLEKAGVKSHEAFVVENAPMGVRAGVAAGIFTIAVNTGPLDDRVLLDAGADLLYPSMTALAEDWNNLMNIIKVS; from the coding sequence ATGATTCAAGAAGCAATCGCCCGATATCTGCAAAAGCAGCAACAAACTTTCCTTGCTCCCAAGGCCGTACTTTTCGATATGGATGGTATCTTGTACGATTCCATGCGTTTTCATGCCCGTGCCTGGTACGAAACAGCTACCCACCACCAGCTGATCTCCACCCCGGAACTATTCTACTTGTATGAAGGCCGGACAGGTGAAAGCACGATCAACGAGTTATACCAAAAGACTTTCCAGAGGGATGCGACCGATGAGGAAAAGAAATCCATCTATGAAGAAAAAGCAGTCTTATTCAATCAATACAACGATGGAAAGGCAATGCAAGGAGCGGCCGAAGTACTGAAAGAAGTAAGAGCCTCCGGCTTACAAACACTTGTCGTAACCGGTTCCGGACAACATAGCTTGATCAACAAACTGGAACATACCTACCCTGGCTATTTCAAACGGGAGAAGATGGTGACGGCCTTTGACGTGAAGTTAGGTAAACCTCATCCAGAACCCTATCTAATGGGGTTGGAAAAAGCAGGTGTCAAGTCTCACGAAGCTTTTGTCGTAGAGAATGCTCCGATGGGTGTACGAGCAGGAGTTGCTGCAGGGATCTTCACGATAGCGGTCAATACCGGCCCTTTGGATGACCGGGTTTTACTCGATGCCGGCGCCGACCTGCTTTATCCCAGCATGACAGCTTTGGCGGAGGATTGGAACAACCTGATGAATATAATCAAGGTCTCTTAA
- a CDS encoding glucose-6-phosphate isomerase, with the protein MKNISLNIDKALGTVTKEQVYAQAAKANECNATLQNGNGAGNDFLGWLHLPSSITDAELTDIENTANVLRSKCEVVVAIGIGGSYLGTKAVVEALNNSFDWLHTDRKNPVLVYAGHNIGEDYLYELCEILKGKQFGLINISKSGTTTEPALAFRMLKKQLEDAVGKEEAKHRIVAITDAKRGALRTLADQEGYKTFIIPDNVGGRFSVLTPVGLLPIAVASISIRELVAGAVSMEKATDVSVPFAENMAEIYAATRNELYKSGKKVEILANFHPKLHYIAEWWKQLYGESEGKDGKGIFPASVDLTTDLHSMGQWIQDGERTIFETVISVEEPNHKVVVPTDEANLDGLNFLAGKRVDEVNKMAELGTQLAHVDGGVPNLKITMPEVSPYYIGQLFYFFERACGISGYMLGVNPFDQPGVEAYKKNMFALLNKPGYEKESEAIRARL; encoded by the coding sequence ATGAAGAACATCAGTCTTAACATTGACAAAGCACTGGGTACCGTAACGAAAGAACAGGTGTATGCTCAGGCTGCAAAGGCTAACGAATGTAATGCTACTTTACAGAATGGTAATGGAGCAGGTAACGACTTTTTAGGTTGGTTGCACCTACCCTCTTCTATTACAGATGCTGAATTGACAGATATCGAAAATACAGCTAACGTACTTCGCTCCAAATGTGAAGTTGTTGTTGCTATCGGTATCGGCGGTAGCTATTTAGGAACAAAAGCAGTGGTAGAAGCATTGAATAACAGCTTCGACTGGTTACATACGGACCGTAAAAACCCAGTTCTGGTATATGCCGGACACAACATCGGCGAAGATTACCTGTACGAACTTTGCGAAATCTTGAAAGGCAAACAGTTTGGTCTGATCAATATCTCCAAATCAGGTACGACAACCGAACCGGCTCTGGCTTTCCGTATGCTGAAAAAGCAATTGGAAGACGCCGTTGGTAAAGAAGAAGCAAAACACCGTATCGTCGCCATCACGGATGCCAAAAGAGGGGCTCTCCGCACGCTGGCTGACCAGGAAGGCTACAAAACATTCATTATCCCCGACAATGTCGGCGGCCGTTTCTCTGTACTGACTCCGGTTGGTTTGCTGCCTATCGCCGTTGCCAGTATCAGCATCCGCGAGTTGGTTGCTGGAGCCGTTTCAATGGAAAAAGCAACAGACGTAAGCGTTCCTTTTGCAGAAAACATGGCGGAAATCTATGCTGCTACCCGTAATGAATTATATAAGAGTGGCAAGAAAGTTGAAATCCTCGCTAACTTCCACCCGAAACTTCACTACATCGCTGAATGGTGGAAACAGTTGTACGGTGAAAGCGAAGGTAAGGACGGTAAGGGTATTTTCCCTGCTTCCGTCGATCTGACAACCGACCTGCACTCTATGGGCCAGTGGATCCAGGATGGTGAACGTACGATCTTCGAAACCGTTATCTCTGTTGAAGAACCGAATCACAAAGTGGTTGTCCCGACAGACGAAGCAAACCTGGACGGCTTGAACTTCCTCGCTGGCAAACGTGTGGACGAAGTGAACAAGATGGCAGAACTGGGCACTCAGTTGGCCCATGTAGACGGTGGTGTTCCTAACTTGAAGATCACAATGCCGGAAGTAAGTCCTTACTATATCGGCCAGTTATTCTACTTCTTTGAAAGAGCTTGCGGTATCAGCGGTTATATGTTAGGTGTAAACCCGTTCGACCAACCGGGTGTAGAAGCCTATAAAAAGAACATGTTCGCCCTGCTGAACAAACCAGGTTACGAAAAGGAAAGCGAAGCGATCCGCGCACGGTTGTAA